The Candidatus Methylomirabilota bacterium sequence TCGCGCGGGCCGCCGCCGCAGCCGATCCGGTGGGCTTCGTCGCCGACCTCCCTGAGCGCGCCGTCCTGGACGAAGTGCAGCGGGTGCCGGCGCTCTTCACCAGCCTGCTGGAGGGCGACCTCCGCCGATCCCCATGGACCGGACGCGCCTGGCCCGGGTCTTCGAGAACCTTCTTGAGAACGCGATCCAGCATTCGCCCTCGGGCGGGGTCGTGACGGTCGAGGCGCGGGCGGTCCGCGAGGATAAGCGCGCCTGGATCGAGTGCCGCTTCACGGACTCCGGCCCGGGTTCGCGGGCGACGACCTCCCCTGGGTCTTCGAGCCGTTCTTCACCCGCCGCGCAGCCGGGACGGGTCTGGGACTCGCGCTCGTCGCCCGGGTCGTCGAGGAGCACGCCGGCACGGTGTCCGCGGCCAACCATCCCGACGGCGGGACGGTGATGACAGTGCGACTGCCGCCCGGCCGCGCGTAGGAAATCCCCCGCGACGCCATGGCTGGCCCTGTAATCCTGGTGATCGATGACGACGCCGACGTCCGCTCCGGCATCCGCGACTTTCTCGAGGCCCAGGGCTACGAGGTCGAGGAAGCCGACAGCGGCCGGCGTGCCGAGGAGGCGTTCCGGGCTTCAGCGCCGGACGCAGCCGTCCTGGATTACCGGCTCCCGGACGGGGATGCGCTCACGCTGCTGCCCCGTCTGAAGGGGATCGATCCCGTGGTACCGGTGGTGATCCTGACGGACCACGGGTCGATCGACCTAGCGGTGCGCGCGATCAAGGAGGGGGCCGAGCAGTTCCTCACCAAGCCGGTGGAGCTACCGTCGCTCCTCGTCATCCTCCAGCGCGTCATGGAGGTGCGGCGAGAGCGCCAGCGCGAGCTGGCCGGCCGGTCCCGGGAGTCGCGAGAGGAGGTCGCGCCCTTCGTGGGGACCAGCGCCGCGATCCGCGACCTGGAGGAGCAGGCCGGGAAAGTGGTCGGGGCGGAGAGCCCCATCCTCATCCAGGGGGAGACGGGGACGGGGAAGGGCGTGCTCGCCCGCTGGCTGCACGCCCACGGTCCCCGGAGCAACGAGGCGTTCGTGGACCTCAACTGCGCGGGGTTGTCGCGGGAGTTCGTGGAGACCGAACTCTTCGGCCACGAACGGGGCGCGTTTACGGGCGCCGTGAGCCGCAAGCTCGGGCTGCTCGAGGTCGCGCACCGGGGCACCGTGTTCCTGGACGAGATCGGCGACTTGAACCTCGAGGTGCAGGCCAAGCTCCTCAAGGTGCTGGAGGAGAAACGCTTCCGCCGGCTCGGCGACATCCACGATCGCCGAGTCAACATCCGGCTGATCGCGGCGACCCATCACGACCTCGGCCGGCTGGTCC is a genomic window containing:
- a CDS encoding ATP-binding protein, with the translated sequence MPLHGLRPGFAGDDLPWVFEPFFTRRAAGTGLGLALVARVVEEHAGTVSAANHPDGGTVMTVRLPPGRA
- a CDS encoding sigma-54 dependent transcriptional regulator: MAGPVILVIDDDADVRSGIRDFLEAQGYEVEEADSGRRAEEAFRASAPDAAVLDYRLPDGDALTLLPRLKGIDPVVPVVILTDHGSIDLAVRAIKEGAEQFLTKPVELPSLLVILQRVMEVRRERQRELAGRSRESREEVAPFVGTSAAIRDLEEQAGKVVGAESPILIQGETGTGKGVLARWLHAHGPRSNEAFVDLNCAGLSREFVETELFGHERGAFTGAVSRKLGLLEVAHRGTVFLDEIGDLNLEVQAKLLKVLEEKRFRRLGDIHDRRVNIRLIAATHHDLGRLVREKRFRSDLYFRISTVPLVVPPLRERAADIPLLARGLLARLGHELGRGEVRLAPEAERALQEHPWPGNIRELRNVLEHGILLSQRNVLERRDLRFEGPSGAVPPADEAALTLSELERRHIERVLRQEQGHVQRAARRLGIPRSTLYQKLKQHGIELSRV